One window of Oryza brachyantha chromosome 12, ObraRS2, whole genome shotgun sequence genomic DNA carries:
- the LOC102703819 gene encoding protein BUD31 homolog 3 has translation MPKIKTSGVKYPDGWELIEPTLSELQSKMREAENDPHDGKRKCEALWPIFKINHQRSRYLYDLYYNRKEISQELYEFCLDQGHADRNLIAKWKKQGYERLCCLRCIQTRDHNFATTCVCRVPRHLREEQVIECVHCGCKGCASGD, from the exons ATGCCTAAGATAAAAACAAGTGGTGTGAAGTATCCAGATGGGTGGGAGCTTATAGAACCCACCCTCTCAGAACTTCAGTCCAAGATGAGAGAAG CTGAAAATGATCCACACGATGGCAAGAGGAAGTGCGAGGCACTGTGGCCCATTTTCAAGATCAATCACCAGAGGAGCCGATATCTGTATGACCTTTACTACAACAGGAAGGAGATATCCCAGGAGCTGTATGAGTTCTGCCTTGACCAGGGCCATGCTGACCGTAACCTCATTGCCAAATGGAAGAAG CAAGGCTACGAACGTCTCTGCTGCCTGCGCTGTATTCAGACACGAGACCACAACTTTGCGACCACCTGTGTGTGTAGGGTTCCTAGGCATCTAAGGGAAGAGCAGGTCATAGAGTGTGTCCACTGTGGTTGCAAAGGCTGTGCTAGTGGTGACTAA